From the genome of Nasonia vitripennis strain AsymCx chromosome 1, Nvit_psr_1.1, whole genome shotgun sequence, one region includes:
- the LOC100121739 gene encoding uncharacterized protein LOC100121739 isoform X3 encodes MKNRIKNKSLDYIEEGENCANMAGGNSIKEHKSDEIVKEYNSSLMDLTINSKPLINMLTLLAEDYIDHANAIVEAIEAHLQKVSSEIKLPVLYLIDSIVKNVNRAYLGLFTKNIVNTFCSVFEKVDENTRASMWKLRQTWSEVFPPKKLFALDVKVHNIDPAWPIAPLPANNVSAAKSIHVNPKFLTTQQHQERAAKTVSIPPCSTKISAVPSVKSVSTSEAEMREKLLQKQKELIELQKKKVELELLQAKASLEQQRQQLDKQSVQLPTLPDGALEKSVAAISAPSQVLKPIEKQLPAAAASLLKIDSNKSSVKIAPASSVAVASAKSVASRDPRLKMVASSATNSSLSPEELAKQQQLMHQLQLHIQSKLSGEQKQSSLLNNPVIKTSSDSELHNNKSLDNKRAKDSSQKKEPTTTNITTSHRSNSIKDQSKSSSSKSSSSRGSSSSSSSKTSSSSSSSRKPGSKSRSKSSSSSSASPNKVPKLEENSSLSPDKRSSSSSSTSSKKSKSRKTHSPSPVSSSTTTTSNGSSSQTSYRIPRRAIAQEVTSSQVQTLAINCNNKSATSSGLDEEEKSGGSLIVSLAHLPATAAPTSFKEIRANTRMRNYVRRNKEGSRSPEVINHAKKDVVMPDASKDEDLRSPIVNVNVVAAGPAAALDTKEDLDLRVLAVPNKRQSSEILESANPKKTKAEKFDALFGNEDVDLRTLTNPKAGRPPTPPPPVISHEKSKDSWAKLKTPMKSDRDPPKPLSDNRNRDRLGRPRFFNKIGSSPEDQKDGRRIRGLPMGRGDLDKHIERNADRNIEIIMKQAAEQLNQGQITKSQYNKLIQDVLHMSEDEKLKAAQRKEQEIGMLVWEKDGPGGAQNFGNDENIRKDHSGIHPRISGPGGARWQNPWHQPWSHGPPFPGGPHGFPSGPDGFRPMGPWQNHPRMFGGPMRPDFHPAFHPGGYNPRMGPPPMGPNGPMMMSNGPMNQIGPMNSMGASMMMGNGPVRPDHAAKRNSPNLTGAAATNSGSVNSSNVTTASATLETDKGALSAMKNSGELPPADPQVLEEIAKDTMKSINIDGVSREIRYYGNLGVVFLSWDNPRDIGFQDGTRRIIIDGKDSIICSFNEDYKEFTYEGEIHRIKLGTPTRELYVDDKWYECYFGGRPIMVDLGNKQVSMKLEGPPPQVKIGNTKRTDLVVGKINLIINARNMVPVFLDSKPQMFEIEDRKFTLEFIDALQTVLLNGRPFKVEFGGLPKPILVGEKKHFIRFSVLPRGFTAGYVKITGMKGEPAKESAAELAKQRAANKTMEETTTSIPAKAPSVTNLAQSMDMDTTSQDGMDTTSGSKSSGLQLDVLSSVVPSAMAPSSGLSYQAEPVENLPVVAPLLATSVDLNTLFQRLVETGIVPNLTETKKPEEEEKKEPEIISATFDKPETLRAKNAGVIAALYSGIQCSSCGARFATEMAARYSHHLDWHFRQNRKEKDSTRKAHSRSWYYDQSDWIQFEEIEDLEDRAQSWFETEKQTAETDGAATEDNAADAQQPSVPTASDDDGFCQVCHEAFEQFYNEEKEEWHLRPAVSFEEKNYHPLCLEDHKEKLLVRALEKSALELEESITEMEEEVEGDNEENDDEKKEDLKDMEIYIKEEKEDEDQIEDQDEDMKDENNEDEKPIIKTEKDDDEEKSSEPDNEEEKQQDMDVDDSEPIEIIEPLPRKIELEEIDDSSDEENEDGTKKERPKITSAEKSEEKIPDDVPLIFENVKVKEEPIDDDMPEAEESTIAEAAAVDTTQVAVKSSIDGNVELDSATPTIPTAPSKIKLNITKTLVAPKETDESKKEEKKPAESPAEAAPAKPLIPAAIKPSLQGKKLSILPTVEKGHELSGLCSIM; translated from the exons ATGAAGAATAG aattaaaaacaaatcgtTAGATTATATAGAGGAAGGAGAGAATTGTGCAAACATGGCCGGAGGCAACAGTATAAAAGAACACAAGTCTGATGAGATTGTCAAGGAGTACAACTCATCCCTGATGGATCTCACTATTAACAGTAAACCTCTGATTAATATGCTTACGCTTTTAGCAGAGGATTATATTGACCATGCCAACGCCATAGTAGAAGCCATTGAAGCCCACCTGCAGAAG GTGAGCAGCGAGATCAAACTACCAGTACTCTACCTCATTGATTCAATTGTGAAAAATGTTAACCGGGCCTATCTAGGCCTCTTCACAAAAAATATAGTGAATACCTTCTGCAGTGTTTTTGAAAAG GTGGATGAGAACACAAGAGCCAGCATGTGGAAGCTACGTCAAACATGGAGTGAGGTCTTCCCACCTAAAAAGTTGTTTGCGCTGGACGTGAAGGTTCACAATATTGATCCAGCCTGGCCCATTGCACCATTACCTGCCAACAACGTGTCTGCAGCAAAATCTATTCATGTAAATCCCAAATTTCTTACTACG CAACAACACCAAGAGCGCGCTGCAAAAACAGTTTCAATACCACCATGCAGCACGAAAATTTCAGCTGTTCCGTCGGTCAAGTCCGTCTCGACGTCTGAGGCGGAGATGCGGGAGAAACTGTTGCAGAAGCAGAAAGAGTTGATCGAgttacaaaaaaagaaagttgaGCTTGAGCTACTGCAGGCCAAGGCTAGTCTCGAGCAACAGCGACAACAACTCGATAAACAGAGCGTGCAATTG CCAACTTTACCCGATGGTGCCTTAGAAAAGTCAGTTGCAGCCATTTCCGCGCCTAGTCAAGTATTGAAGCCGATAGAGAAACAG TTACCCGCTGCAGCCGCCAGCCTTCTCAAAATCGACTCGAATAAAAGTAGCGTCAAGATAGCGCCGGCGAGCAGTGTAGCCGTTGCTTCAGCGAAGTCTGTTGCTTCTCGCGATCCTCGCCTGAAGATGGTTGCCTCTTCTGCGACAAATAGCAGCCTCAGCCCCGAGGAACTCGCCAAGCAGCAACAACTTATGCATCAACTGCAGCTTCACATTCAATCTAAACTGAGTGGCGAGCAAAAACAAAGTTCCTTGTTAAACAATCCGGTGATAAAGACGTCGAGCGATTCCGAACTCCACAACAATAAAAGTCTCGACAATAAAAGAGCAAAAGATAGTTCCCAAAAGAAAGAACCCACCACCACAAATATCACAACCTCTCATCGTAGTAATAGCATTAAAGACCAATCGAAGAGCTCTTCATCAAAGAGTTCTTCGTCGCGTGGTAGTAGTTCCTCCTCATCCTCGAAAACCtcgtcctcttcttcttcctcgagAAAACCCGGTAGCAAGTCTCGTTCGAAGTCGTCGTCATCTTCCTCGGCATCGCCCAACAAAGTACCTAAGCTTGAGGAGAATTCGTCCCTTTCACCGGACAAACGCTcgtcctcttcctcttctacCTCTTCGAAAAAGTCCAAGTCCCGCAAGACCCATAGCCCCAGCCCAGTTTCttcctcgacgacgacgacgagcaacGGCTCTAGTAGCCAAACGTCTTATCGCATACCGAGGCGGGCTATCGCTCAAGAGGTGACGTCAAGCCAAGTACAAACACTGGCTATTAACTGTAATAACAAATCTGCAACATCTTCGGGTTTGGACGAAGAGGAAAAATCAGGAGGATCATTAATCGTATCGCTTGCGCATCTGCCTGCGACAGCGGCGCCCACAAGCTTCAAGGAGATCAGAGCTAACACGAGAATGAGGAATTACGTGAGGAGAAACAAGGAAGGCAGCCGCAGCCCCGAAGTCATCAATCATGCGAAAAAGGATGTCGTCATGCCAGATGCCAGTAAAGATGAAGATTTGAGATCACCAATTGTTAACGTTAACGTCGTCGCAGCTGGCCCAGCCGCTGCTCTTGATACGA aaGAAGATTTAGATTTGCGAGTTCTTGCTGTTCCTAATAAAAGACAGTCATCCGAGATCCTAGAATCGGCGAATCCAAAGAAGACGAAGGCTGAAAAGTTTGATGC GCTGTTTGGTAACGAGGATGTAGATCTGCGCACTTTAACAAACCCGAAAGCCGGTCGTCCACCTACTCCTCCCCCTCCGGTCATTTCTCACGAGAAAAGCAAGGACAGCTGGGCAAAACTGAAGACCCCTATGAAATCTGATCGAGACCCACCTAAGCCTTTGTCTGACAATCGCAATCGCGATCGTTTGGGCCGACCGCGTTTCTTCAACAAAATCGGCAGCTCGCCCGAGGACCAAAAAGACGGACGTCGCATCCGAGGCTTGCCAATGGGCCGCGGCGACCTCGACAAGCACATCGAGCGCAATGCCGACAGAAACATAGAAATCATCATGAAGCAAGCGGCCGAGCAGTTGAATCAAGGTCAGATCACAAAGTCCCAGTACAACAAGCTCATCCAGGACGTGTTGCACATGAGCGAGGACGAGAAGCTCAAGGCAGCTCAACGCAAGGAGCAGGAGATTGGCATGCTCGTTTGGGAGAAGGACGGACCAGGCGGAGCACAGAACTTCGGCAACGACGAGAACATTCGTAAAGACCATTCGGGAATACATCCAAGAATATCAGGACCAGGCGGTGCTAGGTGGCAAAATCCTTGGCACCAGCCTTGGTCTCACGGACCACCATTCCCTGGTGGTCCCCATGGATTCCCCAGTGGACCCGATGGTTTTAGGCCCATGGGACCTTGGCAGAACCATCCGAGGATGTTCGGCGGACCCATGAGGCCCGATTTCCACCCAGCCTTCCACCCTGGAGGTTACAACCCGAGAATGGGCCCACCACCGATGGGACCCAACGGACCTATGATGATGTCCAACGGTCCAATGAATCAGATAGGACCTATGAACTCTATGGGTGCCAGTATGATGATGGGCAACGGGCCTGTGAGACCTGATCATGCGGCGAAACGGAACTCGCCGAACCTAACTGGTGCTGCTGCAACGAATAGCGgtagtgtcaactcgtcgaaCGTGACCACTGCTAGTGCTACATTAGAGACTGATAAAGGCGCTTTAAGCGCGATGAAAAACAGTGGTGAATTGCCCCCCGCTGACCCTCAAGTTCTTGAGGAAATTGCGAAGGATACAATGAAATCGATCAACATAGATGGTGTATCTAGAGAAATTAGGTACTACGGAAACCTTGGTGTTGTATTCCTAAGTTGGGATAACCCGCGAGACATCGGTTTCCAAGACGGAACCAGACGAATCATAATTGATGGAAAGGACTCAATTATATGCAGTTTTAATGAAGATTACAAAGAATTCACGTACGAAGGAGAAATTCACAG aATTAAACTTGGCACTCCAACAAGGGAACTGTACGTGGATGACAAGTGGTACGAATGCTACTTTGGCGGACGTCCGATTATGGTTGACCTCGGTAACAAACAAGTCAGTATGAAGTTAGAAGGACCTCCTCCGCAAGTGAAAATCGGTAATACGAAGCGCACAGATCTTGTCGTAGGAAAAATCAATCTTATAATCAACGCAAGAAACATGGTTCCAGTCTTCCTTGATTCCAAACCTCAAAT GTTCGAGATCGAAGATAGGAAATTCACTCTAGAATTTATTGACGCTCTTCAAACTGTCTTGCTAAATGGTCGTCCATTTAAAGTAGAGTTTGGCGGATTACCTAAACCGATTCTCGTTGGCGAGAAAAAGCATTTTATTCGATTCTCTGTATTACCACGTGGTTTTACGGCCGGTTACGTTAAAATCACTGGTATGAAGGGTGAACCTGCAAAAGAATCTGCGGCCGAACTAGCCAAACAACGAGCAGCCAACAAGACCATGGAGGAAACAACCACGTCGATTCCCGCTAAAGCACCATCAGTGACGAATTTGGCCCAGTCCATGGACATGGACACAACGTCGCAGGATGGTATGGATACCACATCTGGTTCCAAATCATCAG GTTTGCAATTGGATGTACTGTCATCGGTTGTGCCTTCAGCTATGGCTCCGTCCTCTGGATTATCGTACCAAGCTGAGCCCGTTGAAAACCTGCCAGTGGTGGCACCGCTTCTGGCTACGTCGGTTGATCTTAACACGCTGTTTCAGAGATTAGTGGAAACGGGTATAGTTCCAAACCTCACTGAAACGAAAAAACccgaggaagaagaaaagaaagagccgGAGATCATTTCAGCGACATTCGATAAACCAGAGACACTAAGAGC AAAAAATGCGGGCGTAATCGCTGCGCTTTATAGTGGTATACAATGCAGCTCGTGCGGTGCGAGGTTTGCTACAGAAATGGCTGCTCGTTATAGTCACCATTTAGATTGGCACTTTAGGCAGAATCGCAAGGAAAAAGATTCGACAAGAAAAGCACATTCTAGGTCGTGGTATTACGATCAAAGCGACTGGATTCAGTTCGAGGAAATTGAGGATCTTGAAGATAGAG CGCAAAGTTGGTTTGAAACCGAAAAGCAAACAGCAGAAACCGATGGCGCTGCTACCGAAGACAATGCCGCAGACGCGCAACAACCTAGTGTTCCGACGGCCTCTGACGATGATGGTTTCTGCCAAGTATGTCACGAGGCATTCGAGCAGTTCTATAATGAGGAGAAAGAAGAATGGCACCTCAGGCCGGCTGTTTCTTTCGAGGAAAAGAACTACCATCCACTCTGTCTCGAAGATCATAAG GAGAAATTACTTGTG aGAGCGTTGGAAAAGTCAGCTTTGGAGCTAGAGGAAAGCATAACTGAAATGGAAGAAGAGGTTGAAGGAGATAACGAAGAGAACGATgacgaaaaaaaggaggattTGAAGGATATGGAAATCTATataaaggaagaaaaagaagatgaAGACCAAATTGAAGATCAAGATGAAGATATGAAGGACGAAAATAACGAAGATGAGAAACCAAttattaaaacagaaaaagaTGATGATGAAGAAAAATCATCAGAACCAGACAATGAAGAAGAGAAGCAACAAGACATGGATGTAGATGATTCAGAGCCCATAGAAATTATAGAACCACTGCCAAGAAAAATAG AGCTAGAAGAAATTGACGATTCTTCTGATGAGGAGAATGAAGATGGCACAAAGAAAGAACGTCCCAAGATCACATCTGCTGAAAAATCCGAAGAAAAAATCCCGGATGATGTGCCCCTGATTTTCGAAAACGTCAAAGTCAAAGAAGAACCGATTGATGATGATATGCCAG aagcCGAAGAAAGCACCATTGCTGAAGCTGCAGCAGTAGACACAACGCAGGTTGCAGTGAAGAGTTCAATTGACGGCAATGTAGAGTTGGATTCAGCAACACCAACAATACCTACTGCGCCTTCCAAAATTAAGCTCAATATTACCAAGACTTTGGTAGCTCCGAAAGAAACGGACGAATCGAAGAAAGAGGAAAAGAAACCAGCCGAGAGTCCCGCAGAAGCTGCACCAGCAAAGCCTCTGATACCCGCGGCGATCAAGCCTTCGTTACAAGGCAAGAAACTGTCGATACTTCCTACGGTAGAAAAAGGTCACGAACTCTCAGGGCTCTGCTCGATTATGTAA
- the LOC100121739 gene encoding uncharacterized protein LOC100121739 isoform X5: protein MKNRIKNKSLDYIEEGENCANMAGGNSIKEHKSDEIVKEYNSSLMDLTINSKPLINMLTLLAEDYIDHANAIVEAIEAHLQKVSSEIKLPVLYLIDSIVKNVNRAYLGLFTKNIVNTFCSVFEKVDENTRASMWKLRQTWSEVFPPKKLFALDVKVHNIDPAWPIAPLPANNVSAAKSIHVNPKFLTTQQHQERAAKTVSIPPCSTKISAVPSVKSVSTSEAEMREKLLQKQKELIELQKKKVELELLQAKASLEQQRQQLDKQSVQLPTLPDGALEKSVAAISAPSQVLKPIEKQLPAAAASLLKIDSNKSSVKIAPASSVAVASAKSVASRDPRLKMVASSATNSSLSPEELAKQQQLMHQLQLHIQSKLSGEQKQSSLLNNPVIKTSSDSELHNNKSLDNKRAKDSSQKKEPTTTNITTSHRSNSIKDQSKSSSSKSSSSRGSSSSSSSKTSSSSSSSRKPGSKSRSKSSSSSSASPNKVPKLEENSSLSPDKRSSSSSSTSSKKSKSRKTHSPSPVSSSTTTTSNGSSSQTSYRIPRRAIAQEVTSSQVQTLAINCNNKSATSSGLDEEEKSGGSLIVSLAHLPATAAPTSFKEIRANTRMRNYVRRNKEGSRSPEVINHAKKDVVMPDASKDEDLRSPIVNVNVVAAGPAAALDTKEDLDLRVLAVPNKRQSSEILESANPKKTKAEKFDALFGNEDVDLRTLTNPKAGRPPTPPPPVISHEKSKDSWAKLKTPMKSDRDPPKPLSDNRNRDRLGRPRFFNKIGSSPEDQKDGRRIRGLPMGRGDLDKHIERNADRNIEIIMKQAAEQLNQGQITKSQYNKLIQDVLHMSEDEKLKAAQRKEQEIGMLVWEKDGPGGAQNFGNDENIRKDHSGIHPRISGPGGARWQNPWHQPWSHGPPFPGGPHGFPSGPDGFRPMGPWQNHPRMFGGPMRPDFHPAFHPGGYNPRMGPPPMGPNGPMMMSNGPMNQIGPMNSMGASMMMGNGPVRPDHAAKRNSPNLTGAAATNSGSVNSSNVTTASATLETDKGALSAMKNSGELPPADPQVLEEIAKDTMKSINIDGVSREIRYYGNLGVVFLSWDNPRDIGFQDGTRRIIIDGKDSIICSFNEDYKEFTYEGEIHRIKLGTPTRELYVDDKWYECYFGGRPIMVDLGNKQVSMKLEGPPPQVKIGNTKRTDLVVGKINLIINARNMVPVFLDSKPQMFEIEDRKFTLEFIDALQTVLLNGRPFKVEFGGLPKPILVGEKKHFIRFSVLPRGFTAGYVKITGMKGEPAKESAAELAKQRAANKTMEETTTSIPAKAPSVTNLAQSMDMDTTSQDGMDTTSGSKSSGLQLDVLSSVVPSAMAPSSGLSYQAEPVENLPVVAPLLATSVDLNTLFQRLVETGIVPNLTETKKPEEEEKKEPEIISATFDKPETLRAKNAGVIAALYSGIQCSSCGARFATEMAARYSHHLDWHFRQNRKEKDSTRKAHSRSWYYDQSDWIQFEEIEDLEDRAQSWFETEKQTAETDGAATEDNAADAQQPSVPTASDDDGFCQVCHEAFEQFYNEEKEEWHLRPAVSFEEKNYHPLCLEDHKRALEKSALELEESITEMEEEVEGDNEENDDEKKEDLKDMEIYIKEEKEDEDQIEDQDEDMKDENNEDEKPIIKTEKDDDEEKSSEPDNEEEKQQDMDVDDSEPIEIIEPLPRKIELEEIDDSSDEENEDGTKKERPKITSAEKSEEKIPDDVPLIFENVKVKEEPIDDDMPEAEESTIAEAAAVDTTQVAVKSSIDGNVELDSATPTIPTAPSKIKLNITKTLVAPKETDESKKEEKKPAESPAEAAPAKPLIPAAIKPSLQGKKLSILPTVEKGHELSGLCSIM, encoded by the exons ATGAAGAATAG aattaaaaacaaatcgtTAGATTATATAGAGGAAGGAGAGAATTGTGCAAACATGGCCGGAGGCAACAGTATAAAAGAACACAAGTCTGATGAGATTGTCAAGGAGTACAACTCATCCCTGATGGATCTCACTATTAACAGTAAACCTCTGATTAATATGCTTACGCTTTTAGCAGAGGATTATATTGACCATGCCAACGCCATAGTAGAAGCCATTGAAGCCCACCTGCAGAAG GTGAGCAGCGAGATCAAACTACCAGTACTCTACCTCATTGATTCAATTGTGAAAAATGTTAACCGGGCCTATCTAGGCCTCTTCACAAAAAATATAGTGAATACCTTCTGCAGTGTTTTTGAAAAG GTGGATGAGAACACAAGAGCCAGCATGTGGAAGCTACGTCAAACATGGAGTGAGGTCTTCCCACCTAAAAAGTTGTTTGCGCTGGACGTGAAGGTTCACAATATTGATCCAGCCTGGCCCATTGCACCATTACCTGCCAACAACGTGTCTGCAGCAAAATCTATTCATGTAAATCCCAAATTTCTTACTACG CAACAACACCAAGAGCGCGCTGCAAAAACAGTTTCAATACCACCATGCAGCACGAAAATTTCAGCTGTTCCGTCGGTCAAGTCCGTCTCGACGTCTGAGGCGGAGATGCGGGAGAAACTGTTGCAGAAGCAGAAAGAGTTGATCGAgttacaaaaaaagaaagttgaGCTTGAGCTACTGCAGGCCAAGGCTAGTCTCGAGCAACAGCGACAACAACTCGATAAACAGAGCGTGCAATTG CCAACTTTACCCGATGGTGCCTTAGAAAAGTCAGTTGCAGCCATTTCCGCGCCTAGTCAAGTATTGAAGCCGATAGAGAAACAG TTACCCGCTGCAGCCGCCAGCCTTCTCAAAATCGACTCGAATAAAAGTAGCGTCAAGATAGCGCCGGCGAGCAGTGTAGCCGTTGCTTCAGCGAAGTCTGTTGCTTCTCGCGATCCTCGCCTGAAGATGGTTGCCTCTTCTGCGACAAATAGCAGCCTCAGCCCCGAGGAACTCGCCAAGCAGCAACAACTTATGCATCAACTGCAGCTTCACATTCAATCTAAACTGAGTGGCGAGCAAAAACAAAGTTCCTTGTTAAACAATCCGGTGATAAAGACGTCGAGCGATTCCGAACTCCACAACAATAAAAGTCTCGACAATAAAAGAGCAAAAGATAGTTCCCAAAAGAAAGAACCCACCACCACAAATATCACAACCTCTCATCGTAGTAATAGCATTAAAGACCAATCGAAGAGCTCTTCATCAAAGAGTTCTTCGTCGCGTGGTAGTAGTTCCTCCTCATCCTCGAAAACCtcgtcctcttcttcttcctcgagAAAACCCGGTAGCAAGTCTCGTTCGAAGTCGTCGTCATCTTCCTCGGCATCGCCCAACAAAGTACCTAAGCTTGAGGAGAATTCGTCCCTTTCACCGGACAAACGCTcgtcctcttcctcttctacCTCTTCGAAAAAGTCCAAGTCCCGCAAGACCCATAGCCCCAGCCCAGTTTCttcctcgacgacgacgacgagcaacGGCTCTAGTAGCCAAACGTCTTATCGCATACCGAGGCGGGCTATCGCTCAAGAGGTGACGTCAAGCCAAGTACAAACACTGGCTATTAACTGTAATAACAAATCTGCAACATCTTCGGGTTTGGACGAAGAGGAAAAATCAGGAGGATCATTAATCGTATCGCTTGCGCATCTGCCTGCGACAGCGGCGCCCACAAGCTTCAAGGAGATCAGAGCTAACACGAGAATGAGGAATTACGTGAGGAGAAACAAGGAAGGCAGCCGCAGCCCCGAAGTCATCAATCATGCGAAAAAGGATGTCGTCATGCCAGATGCCAGTAAAGATGAAGATTTGAGATCACCAATTGTTAACGTTAACGTCGTCGCAGCTGGCCCAGCCGCTGCTCTTGATACGA aaGAAGATTTAGATTTGCGAGTTCTTGCTGTTCCTAATAAAAGACAGTCATCCGAGATCCTAGAATCGGCGAATCCAAAGAAGACGAAGGCTGAAAAGTTTGATGC GCTGTTTGGTAACGAGGATGTAGATCTGCGCACTTTAACAAACCCGAAAGCCGGTCGTCCACCTACTCCTCCCCCTCCGGTCATTTCTCACGAGAAAAGCAAGGACAGCTGGGCAAAACTGAAGACCCCTATGAAATCTGATCGAGACCCACCTAAGCCTTTGTCTGACAATCGCAATCGCGATCGTTTGGGCCGACCGCGTTTCTTCAACAAAATCGGCAGCTCGCCCGAGGACCAAAAAGACGGACGTCGCATCCGAGGCTTGCCAATGGGCCGCGGCGACCTCGACAAGCACATCGAGCGCAATGCCGACAGAAACATAGAAATCATCATGAAGCAAGCGGCCGAGCAGTTGAATCAAGGTCAGATCACAAAGTCCCAGTACAACAAGCTCATCCAGGACGTGTTGCACATGAGCGAGGACGAGAAGCTCAAGGCAGCTCAACGCAAGGAGCAGGAGATTGGCATGCTCGTTTGGGAGAAGGACGGACCAGGCGGAGCACAGAACTTCGGCAACGACGAGAACATTCGTAAAGACCATTCGGGAATACATCCAAGAATATCAGGACCAGGCGGTGCTAGGTGGCAAAATCCTTGGCACCAGCCTTGGTCTCACGGACCACCATTCCCTGGTGGTCCCCATGGATTCCCCAGTGGACCCGATGGTTTTAGGCCCATGGGACCTTGGCAGAACCATCCGAGGATGTTCGGCGGACCCATGAGGCCCGATTTCCACCCAGCCTTCCACCCTGGAGGTTACAACCCGAGAATGGGCCCACCACCGATGGGACCCAACGGACCTATGATGATGTCCAACGGTCCAATGAATCAGATAGGACCTATGAACTCTATGGGTGCCAGTATGATGATGGGCAACGGGCCTGTGAGACCTGATCATGCGGCGAAACGGAACTCGCCGAACCTAACTGGTGCTGCTGCAACGAATAGCGgtagtgtcaactcgtcgaaCGTGACCACTGCTAGTGCTACATTAGAGACTGATAAAGGCGCTTTAAGCGCGATGAAAAACAGTGGTGAATTGCCCCCCGCTGACCCTCAAGTTCTTGAGGAAATTGCGAAGGATACAATGAAATCGATCAACATAGATGGTGTATCTAGAGAAATTAGGTACTACGGAAACCTTGGTGTTGTATTCCTAAGTTGGGATAACCCGCGAGACATCGGTTTCCAAGACGGAACCAGACGAATCATAATTGATGGAAAGGACTCAATTATATGCAGTTTTAATGAAGATTACAAAGAATTCACGTACGAAGGAGAAATTCACAG aATTAAACTTGGCACTCCAACAAGGGAACTGTACGTGGATGACAAGTGGTACGAATGCTACTTTGGCGGACGTCCGATTATGGTTGACCTCGGTAACAAACAAGTCAGTATGAAGTTAGAAGGACCTCCTCCGCAAGTGAAAATCGGTAATACGAAGCGCACAGATCTTGTCGTAGGAAAAATCAATCTTATAATCAACGCAAGAAACATGGTTCCAGTCTTCCTTGATTCCAAACCTCAAAT GTTCGAGATCGAAGATAGGAAATTCACTCTAGAATTTATTGACGCTCTTCAAACTGTCTTGCTAAATGGTCGTCCATTTAAAGTAGAGTTTGGCGGATTACCTAAACCGATTCTCGTTGGCGAGAAAAAGCATTTTATTCGATTCTCTGTATTACCACGTGGTTTTACGGCCGGTTACGTTAAAATCACTGGTATGAAGGGTGAACCTGCAAAAGAATCTGCGGCCGAACTAGCCAAACAACGAGCAGCCAACAAGACCATGGAGGAAACAACCACGTCGATTCCCGCTAAAGCACCATCAGTGACGAATTTGGCCCAGTCCATGGACATGGACACAACGTCGCAGGATGGTATGGATACCACATCTGGTTCCAAATCATCAG GTTTGCAATTGGATGTACTGTCATCGGTTGTGCCTTCAGCTATGGCTCCGTCCTCTGGATTATCGTACCAAGCTGAGCCCGTTGAAAACCTGCCAGTGGTGGCACCGCTTCTGGCTACGTCGGTTGATCTTAACACGCTGTTTCAGAGATTAGTGGAAACGGGTATAGTTCCAAACCTCACTGAAACGAAAAAACccgaggaagaagaaaagaaagagccgGAGATCATTTCAGCGACATTCGATAAACCAGAGACACTAAGAGC AAAAAATGCGGGCGTAATCGCTGCGCTTTATAGTGGTATACAATGCAGCTCGTGCGGTGCGAGGTTTGCTACAGAAATGGCTGCTCGTTATAGTCACCATTTAGATTGGCACTTTAGGCAGAATCGCAAGGAAAAAGATTCGACAAGAAAAGCACATTCTAGGTCGTGGTATTACGATCAAAGCGACTGGATTCAGTTCGAGGAAATTGAGGATCTTGAAGATAGAG CGCAAAGTTGGTTTGAAACCGAAAAGCAAACAGCAGAAACCGATGGCGCTGCTACCGAAGACAATGCCGCAGACGCGCAACAACCTAGTGTTCCGACGGCCTCTGACGATGATGGTTTCTGCCAAGTATGTCACGAGGCATTCGAGCAGTTCTATAATGAGGAGAAAGAAGAATGGCACCTCAGGCCGGCTGTTTCTTTCGAGGAAAAGAACTACCATCCACTCTGTCTCGAAGATCATAAG aGAGCGTTGGAAAAGTCAGCTTTGGAGCTAGAGGAAAGCATAACTGAAATGGAAGAAGAGGTTGAAGGAGATAACGAAGAGAACGATgacgaaaaaaaggaggattTGAAGGATATGGAAATCTATataaaggaagaaaaagaagatgaAGACCAAATTGAAGATCAAGATGAAGATATGAAGGACGAAAATAACGAAGATGAGAAACCAAttattaaaacagaaaaagaTGATGATGAAGAAAAATCATCAGAACCAGACAATGAAGAAGAGAAGCAACAAGACATGGATGTAGATGATTCAGAGCCCATAGAAATTATAGAACCACTGCCAAGAAAAATAG AGCTAGAAGAAATTGACGATTCTTCTGATGAGGAGAATGAAGATGGCACAAAGAAAGAACGTCCCAAGATCACATCTGCTGAAAAATCCGAAGAAAAAATCCCGGATGATGTGCCCCTGATTTTCGAAAACGTCAAAGTCAAAGAAGAACCGATTGATGATGATATGCCAG aagcCGAAGAAAGCACCATTGCTGAAGCTGCAGCAGTAGACACAACGCAGGTTGCAGTGAAGAGTTCAATTGACGGCAATGTAGAGTTGGATTCAGCAACACCAACAATACCTACTGCGCCTTCCAAAATTAAGCTCAATATTACCAAGACTTTGGTAGCTCCGAAAGAAACGGACGAATCGAAGAAAGAGGAAAAGAAACCAGCCGAGAGTCCCGCAGAAGCTGCACCAGCAAAGCCTCTGATACCCGCGGCGATCAAGCCTTCGTTACAAGGCAAGAAACTGTCGATACTTCCTACGGTAGAAAAAGGTCACGAACTCTCAGGGCTCTGCTCGATTATGTAA